DNA sequence from the Brachyhypopomus gauderio isolate BG-103 unplaced genomic scaffold, BGAUD_0.2 sc113, whole genome shotgun sequence genome:
GGGGattcattaaaaacattaaaaatgagGTAAAATTCATATGGAAACTAAGTAATATTGCACATATTTCTAGTTTTTGTTTTACAATTTGGCACTTTATCATTTATTCAAAGTCAGTCTTATAAAGATGTATTATATGAAgtaacatgtatatatatattgaatgtaattttttttgttatatctGTACTGGTTATGTCTTCgggtttttctttatatatttttttttattacagtatGATTGTTGGTTTCTTTCATGTTACTGATCATATTGAGTTGGCTGTgagtacagcaggagagaggaggttgtGTAGGCAGGCACGAGGCTGGATGTTATTTCTCACAGATTGTTGTCTTTTACATACAGACAATAAAAGATCCCCAGTTGGTACCGGCATTGGAGGTCACGAGTTTTCCCTTCTCACAACACAACGCAGAGTAGTCGTGGCCGGGTTCCCTTTGCATGTTCGCTGCATGTGAAGGTTTGGACCTGCTACACTTGGCATGGATTTGTTCACTGCGCTGCAACTTGAAATACGAGATGGCTGTGTTAGGCCGTCGGCTGGGTGTACTGCTGCTGTCGACTTCACTGATGTTTGTGGTGTAGCTGAAGGGTTTGTACACAAAGTCAAACTACGCTCGGATGTGCCGCCTGTGCAACAAAAGCTGCGTAGACTGCCATTTGCTGTGCGTGACTCTGTCTCACAAGAGTTAAAGAGACTGGAAAAGGAAGGCATCATTGAGAAAGTAGACTCCTCTGAATGGGTCTCGCCCATAGTGGTCATTCAAAAGAAGTCGGGAGGAATCTGGTTGTGTGTTGACCTGAGAGAGCCAAACAAGGCTGTTGTGATAGATAGCCACCCGCTACCGCATATCGAAGAAGTTTTTACAGAACTCAGGGGATCAGCCGTGTTCTCGACCATTGACTTGCAGAATGCATATCACCAAGTGACTTTACATGAGGACAGTAGAGACCTTACAGCGTTTATTACGCATGACGGACTGTTTCGTTTTACACGGGTCCCGTACGGGCTGGCTTCGGCTCCTAGTGCATTTCAGAGAATGATGTCACAGATGTTGGATGGATTGGATGGTGTTCAATGTTATCTGGATGACATCATAATTCATGCTGACACACCAGAGACACATGAAAGGAGACTTCGTGCCGTGCTACATCGCCTGCAAGACAGTGGTCTTAAACTCAACATGGAGAAATGCTCCTTCAGAAAAACTGAGCTTCCATTTTTAGGACATGTAATTTCAGCTACTGGTCTGCATCCAGATCCAGAGCATGTTGTGGCTGTGACACAAGCTCCGCCTCCACAGGATGCACATGCGCTACGTTCTTTTCTTGGACTGACGGGATGGTATGCTAAGTTCATTCCCAACTATGCCACTTTGGTGGAACCGCTCCGTGCTGTGTTGCGGAAAGCTACTGGATTCTGTTGGACAGATGAGGCAAATGAAAATTTCTCTCGGGTGAAGCAGATCATTTCTACCAGCCATGCACTGGCATTGTTTGATCCCTCATGCCCTACTACTGTGACAACAGATGCCTCAGATTATGGTTTAGGTGCTGTGCTTACACAGTGGCATGGAGACACTGAACTGACGGTTGCTTTTGCCTCCAGGACACTGTCTGAATGTGAGCGTAAATACTCTGCGACTGAGAAAGAGGCCCTGGCATGTGTTTGGGCTACAGAAAAATGGCGCACCTACCTTTGGGGTCGTCATTTCACCCTGAAAACAGATCACAACCCGCTAACGACCTTGCTGTCTACAAAAGGTCTTGGTAGAGCAGGTATGAGAATTGCTAGATGGTCTGCACGCTTGCTGTGTTTTAATTATACCATTGTCTACAAGCCTGGAACAGAAAATGTAACTGCTGACTGCTTATCACGTTTGCCATTACCCTGTACGAAGGAGGAACAAGAACAAGAGCCTGAAATGGTTGCAGTGGTGTCACCAGCGTTCGCTGCTGTAACAGCTGAGGAACTCCAGCATGCTGTTGATCAGTGCCCAGTGTTGCACCAGGTTAAGGCCTACATAACGAAAGGTTGGCCTCGTACTGCTAAAGGTATGGATTCAGCTCTTACTCCCTTTCACCGCTTACGAGACGAACTAGCTGTGCAAGAGGGCTACATCATTCGCGGCACTCATCGTGTGGTAGTACCTGCAGCGTTGCAGCCTAAGTTCATTCAACTGGCACATGACACGCATCAAGGGATTGTCAGGACTAGACAGCGTTTAAGAGACCTCTACTGGTGGCCAGGTATGGACATGCAAGTGGAGAATGCCATTAAAACATGCACTACATGCCTGCAGCATGACAAGACTGCTATAACACACGCTGCACCACTCCATCCAGTGCCTATTCCTACAGCGGCGTGGGAGAAGGTAGCCATTGACATTGTTGGTCCCTTCCACCAAGCGGCTTATGACTGCCGCTATGCCGTGACACTCATCGATTATTACAGCAAATGGCCGGAGGTGGCATTTATGTCTGAAGTTACTTCTGCCACAGTCATTACATTTCTTTCAGTCGTATTCAGCAGAGAAGGAAATCCGCGTGAAGTGGTATCAGACAATGGTCCGCAATTCACCGCTTCTGAGTTTGAAAGTTTTCTTGCTAGGAGGGACATTAAACACTGCCGCAGCTCTGTGTACTTTCCTCAAGCCAATGGGGAAATTGAAAGATTCAACAGAGTGTTTAAGGACTGCCTTCAAACTGCTACTATTGAAGGTAAGCCATGGAAACCCTTTGTCACTGAATTCCTGCACACATACAGGACGACACGTTATACCATCACTACGTGCTCTCCTGCTGAACTGCTACACGGCCGCCCGATGCACACAAAACTTCATGTTCGAGATCTTCCGGCCGTAGCTCCTCCAAAGTCCGCAAAAACCTGGAAGCTGACAGTTCAAAGGAAGCAGCAAAAGGCAAAAGAGTACACAGACAAGCGTCGTGCGGCTACTGCTCCTGTCTAGTGTGTACCGgtacaaggtgtttctaataaagtgtctagtgtgtaccggtacaaggtgtttctaataaagtgtctaGTGTGTACCGGTACAAGGTGTTTATAATAAAGTGTCCAGTGTGTACCGgtacaaggtgtttctaataaagtgtccagtgtgtaccggtacaaggtgtttctaataaagtgtctagtgtgtactggtacaaggtgtttctaataaagtgaggCACTATTCACATAAACATTATTCTACATCACCAGAGTTAAAGTCAGGTGcaggttctctgtgtttgttctaCTGTCACTACAGCATTTGGGTTCAGTGTCCCTCAGTGTGGGAGCCCAGTGAACCGTGACATGTTCAGATGTGTTGGGTTATTCCACGTGTAtcacatcatcattatcatcatcatcatcatgtacCTGAATATAACATGTATTCATGAATGTAACATATATATGAATTTATGTCTATAAAATGTAAAAGTTGTTAAagttgttgttctgtttgtccaCAGTGCCCAAAAGAAACCTGTAAAGATTTCTAAAGACAAACTGGAGTCAGTATTcaaggtgtgtctgtgtgtgtgtgtgtgtgtgtgtgttcgtgtgttcgtgtgtgtgtgtagggtgtagggtgtcaTGCTGAGCTTCACCCTCTCCTGTCAATCTGTCTGTTTGGTCCCTCTAGCCCCGCCCAGCCTTTCCCTGTTTATTCTTCCCATGTGTTtttcatgtctgtctgtccctccttccaTTCAGTAACTCCACCCTGTGATTATCAGTCCCACCTCTTCACAGTTgacttctcttgttagtctgtcctatttaagctctgtctcttctcttgttagtctgtcctatttaatctctgtcccttctcttgttagtctgtcctatttaatctctgtcccttctcttgttagtctgtcctatttaagcACTGTTGATTCTCTTGTTCTGTGGTGGTTCTTGTATTGGGAGATATTGTATTATTTTCTGTCTTGCTTGAACTCTGTGGTTGTATTCTGTGTATGTggattgtgtttattgtgtgtggGAGAAGGGTCTTATCATTAGTGTTTACATCACAGAtcatttataaaactttatattcattataatataatatattatatatattagacTTTTGTAATTAAACTTTTGTAATAAACTATAATGTTCACAGGACCACCCAGTTCCTCTCAGTTCAGTCCTCTCTTGTGTTTAATGGATTATCCTGTGTTATAATCATCTGTctgtaacactgcagttttactGATACTGTTTATTCAGGAGCTGGAGCACAAAATCATCTCCCTGATGAAAAATGAGCTGAAGAGATTCAAGAATCTACTGAGTCcagattacccagcatgcactggaGGAGGATCAGAGCAGTGTCAGAGAGGGGGTGATGAAGATCACGCTGCACGTCCTGAGGAACATGAACCAAACAGACctcgctaacacactacagaccagtaagagctcTGGGTCATGACATCATAACATCACTTTATTACTTCAGAGGGAGGACACTGTTGGTGAATCTCAGTTCATAATGAGGATCTTAAATCAGTGTTGGTCTGTCCTCAATTGACCTCCCTTCAGTGTAGTCTGCTCAGGTGCAGACTCAAGACTCTCCTACATTTATCACTGTTGTCATGTGATTGTAGAATGTTGGAGTTTTGAGGATACGTTGTTATTCTATAGAACTGAGATTTGACCAATCAGATTTGACCACAGGTCACTGTCTCATGATGTCATACACAGGTGTGTTTTCTATTTCCCTCCATTGTCTCTCAGATGTCCAGTCTGCTAGTTGTAGGTCTCCTCAGTCAGGTGACAGttaccagtgtgtgtggtggaactTCAGCTGTTGTAATGGCTTCCTCCATGAACCTATGTGTTCTCGGTGTCATTTCCAGTGTAGCCAatagagccagtgtttttacacgcatgcctaagcacaccagtgacatgaCACAAACGgatgaagaggcagaaatggcgagtcacgAGCAAGCCGAAAAGAAGTtaacattttcaaggtggcaatataaacattattaaaaaaaatacttgaagttcctgaatgtctaccagactgggtatttgatttatttaattaagaatagaggttttttTGTGCAATAAatttcaaaagttaaacacctttctgatctactaatttcaactgactgtgaaaactgctttttcaaaaaattcttattcattggcatataactttttttaactgtaatgcaaatagttactttccctggtaacgagttacttttattatagtgtaattcagttactaactcagttacttttagtagtagtgagtaactattaCTAATTATTTAGTTACTagtaacattcccaacactggtcattacTGATACCCAGACACTCTAACCTACCtctaatttaacaattaaagcATTTCAATTTCCTGAATGAATCATGGCCAATCCATGGGGTCTAAATATCTATTCATAATGATGTATTTTCTTGTATTTCTTGTGATGAGTCTGTTATGATTGATCCTAAAGACATTAACATGTGTGCTGTTGTCTTCCTCTTTATCAGAACTGGCCCCTGCTTGCTACAGAAAACTCAAATCCAAACTGAGGGACAAATGTCAGAAAATTAATGAAGGAATCTCACAGCATGGAACCACAGCActtctgaatgagatctacacagagctctacatcacagagggagggagtggagagatgaataatgaacatgaggtgagacagattgagacagcgtccaggagaccagcaacacaggagacacccatcaaatgcAGTGACATCTTTAGACCCTTACCAGGACATGACAAATCCATCAGAActgtgctgactaaaggagtggctggaattggtaaaacagtctcagtgcagaagttcatactggactggtctgaaggaaatgtaaatcaggatgttctcttcatatttccacttccttttagggagctgaatttgatgaaggagaaaaagctcagtctggtgcagcttcttcattgcttttttccagaaacacgtgaattaaaaccaactcactatacatactacaaaattctgttcatctttgatggtctggatgagtgtcgtcttcctctagatttccagAACAATGACAGCGTGTGGGATATAACAGAGTcgacctcagtggatgtgctgctgacaaacctcatcaaggggaatctgcttccctctgctctcctctggataacgtctcgaccagcagcagccaatcagatccctcctgagtgtattgaccaggtaacagaggtacgaggtttcagtggccctcagaaagaggagtacttcaAGAAGAGAATCAGAGACCAGAGTCTGTCCGATAGAATCATCTTacacatgaagtcatcaagaagtctctacatcatgtgccacattccagtcttctgttggattgcagccactgttctagagaggatgttgagtgaagcagagagtggagagatccccaagactctgactcagatgtacacacacttcctgatttttcacatcaaacacaaggacCAAAAATATGATCAGAAAAGTGACACTGACCCTCAACAAATTAGAAAACATATTttggcactgggaaaactggctttccaacagctggataaaggcaacctgatcttctatgaggaCGACCTGAGAAATAGTGGCATTGATGTAAAAGAAATGTCAGTGTATTCAGGAATGTGCACtcagatcttcagagaggagtttggtctacagctggggaaggtgttcagctttgtacatctgagtgttcaggagtttctggctgctttatatgtatttattaccttcatctccaccaacaCGAATGTGCTGAAACAGCAACAACCTGGATTGGTCAAAAACACATTGTCTGACCTCCTCAACAGTGGagtggacaaggccttacagagtcagaatggacacctggaccttttcctccgcttccttctgggtctctcactggagtccaatcagaTTCTCTTACAAGGActactgacacagacagaaagaaGCCCTCACAGCAAAGAGGAAACAGTCAAGTATATCAAGGAGAAGATCAGGGAGAATCCCTCTCCAGAGAAAtccatcaatctgttccactgtctgaatgaaaTGAATGATCATTCTCTAGTACAGGAAGTCCAAACATACCTGAGCAGAGGAGGTGACACTCGTCTGCGTGGAGTCAGGCTCTCTCCAGCTCAGTGGTCAGTGGAGGAAGTTTTATTAATTCattccaaatattttctgttaaagttaactacatgaacacacacacacacacacacacacaccacgcacacacacacactcctacatagaGCCTACATATTAATCGCAGACACACAGACTTAAACACACGTAATCCAGACGTAATTCAAAGTCAATGCCAAAAAAGCAGTCCAGGTCAGGTacacacaaaaagaagaaaaaacagacagaggtacaaaaagGGAGAATCCAGGAGAGCAGTGAACTAGACAAACTGGGTCGAACCACAAAGAGAATAGAATACAGGAAAAACTCTTGGTATGCTTTCAaaatgtcggcaatacttcacaaagagttttgcgagtgtcctgatatatataatagcctatgatgagaaccaggtgtgaactattactgaggggaggaggaacgggtcagacaacgtggggcattctgggagttgcagtctccagggttgagctgcatgacagatacagaggataatttaatcagcagttcagattctggaatccagcatcatctgattgatctgtattttgtactgtatttactcctcctttacagactgtctggctgtggtctcactgaggagtcttgcaaatctctcacatcagttctacaaacagaaaactcactgaaagagctggagattaataataatgacctacaagattcaggagtggagcagctctgtgctggactgaagagttcaaactgtaaactggagattctcaggtgagttttctgtcaATTTAATCTGGAATGGAAACAGTGAAGTGTGGTGACGCTACagggttttaataaatattaagataaatatttatgtacttttaaaagtaaatttccttttttaaaataataaaactccTTTGAGTACAGTATAAAAACATCTACCACAATGCAATGCAAGACAATTtcattctttattattttatgaggTTTTCGTTCTTTATTAATTTcaaatattttctgttaaaatTAACTACATGAACTACATTTCATTGACTGACCACATtgcggagagaaagaaaaatgtgtGATGCATAAGTAGATTTACATAATCTCCTAGAAGAGAAATGTAACACTCTAAAGAGACTCAGATGAGCCCTTGATCAAATGTATGTGGGTATTTATGGAAACGttcacactcctacacagagctgaacacacacacacacacacacacacacacacacacacacacacacacacacacacacacacacctgcatagaagcgacaaacacacaggttgTAAAACAGATCTGCCCCAAGTGTGTTAATAATGTTCCAAATCCAGacatctacactactgtgaaagaaaatgtggcaatatcttttgatttcatttacacatatgacaaataccccaatattaaaatgacatgtAATGAAAAATCCACCTTTTCAGTGCTTGTGCGCACACATTTGACAACATTATATCAAAGTTCAGAGCTAAACAGGTTAGGATTATTAGGTTTAATattgtggagggtgtttggtggtgtaggaTCATATGTAAGGAATGGATATGAAACCTCACCATgacagtagtttattataaagcacagggtgaagcctccactacagttactggcctctgctttgatactttttaatctgttaatgtaattaatttCATTCTATTTTACAAGATACTGTGATGTGGGGTACATATTAGTCACAAACGTACACAGACTTAAACACACTTTGTTTATTGAAGTAAATGGAGGAAACAACTGGGCAGAGGGATCCAGACGTAATCCAAAGTCAATGTCAAAAAAACAGTCCAGGTCAGGTacacacaaaaagaagaaaaaacagacagaggtacaaaaagGGAGAATCCAGGAGAGCAGTGAACTAGACAAACTGGGTCGACCCACAAAGAGAATAGAATGCAGGAAAAAACGTTATGTATGCTTTCAaaatgtcggcaatacttcacaaagagtTTAGTGAGTGTCGTGATATAAATAATAGCCTATGATGAGAACCAGGTGTGAACTTGTACTAAGGGGGGAGGAACGGGTCAGACAACGtggggcattctgggagttgcagtctccagggttgagctgcatgacagatacagaggataatttaatcagcagttcagattctgtaatccagcatcatctgattgatctacattttgtactgtatttactcctttacagactgtctctctgtggtctcactgaggagtcttgcaaatctctcatatcagttctacaaacagaaacctcactgaaacaactggaaattaataataatgacctacaagattcaggagtggagcagctctgtgctggactgaagagttcaaactgtaaactggagattctcaggtgagttttctgtcaATTTAATCTGGAATGGAAACAGTAAAGTGTGGTGGCACTACAGGGTTTTAATCAATTTTAAGATTAATATTTATGTACTTTTAAAATGTCAAtttccttttaaaaataataaacttcCTTTGATTACACTATAAAAAATCCTACCACAAGGCAATGCAAGACAATTTCacactttattattttatgaggttttctttctttattaattccaaata
Encoded proteins:
- the LOC143497846 gene encoding NLR family CARD domain-containing protein 3-like, which encodes MKITLHVLRNMNQTDLANTLQTKLAPACYRKLKSKLRDKCQKINEGISQHGTTALLNEIYTELYITEGGSGEMNNEHEVRQIETASRRPATQETPIKCSDIFRPLPGHDKSIRTVLTKGVAGIGKTVSVQKFILDWSEGNVNQDVLFIFPLPFRELNLMKEKKLSLVQLLHCFFPETRELKPTHYTYYKILFIFDGLDECRLPLDFQNNDSVWDITESTSVDVLLTNLIKGNLLPSALLWITSRPAAANQIPPECIDQVTEVRGFSGPQKEEYFKKRIRDQSLSDRIILHMKSSRSLYIMCHIPVFCWIAATVLERMLSEAESGEIPKTLTQMYTHFLIFHIKHKDQKYDQKSDTDPQQIRKHILALGKLAFQQLDKGNLIFYEDDLRNSGIDVKEMSVYSGMCTQIFREEFGLQLGKVFSFVHLSVQEFLAALYVFITFISTNTNVLKQQQPGLVKNTLSDLLNSGVDKALQSQNGHLDLFLRFLLGLSLESNQILLQGLLTQTERSPHSKEETVKYIKEKIRENPSPEKSINLFHCLNEMNDHSLVQEVQTYLSRGGDTRLRGVRLSPAQ